The following coding sequences lie in one Mus musculus strain C57BL/6J chromosome 11, GRCm38.p6 C57BL/6J genomic window:
- the Aatk gene encoding serine/threonine-protein kinase LMTK1 isoform X2: MLTLCYLIARCAGGTRLALWQGKEFENAEGDEYVADFSEQGSPAAAAQTGPDVYVLPLTEVSLPMAKQPGRSVQLLKSTDLGRHSLLYLKEIGHGWFGKVFLGEVHSGVSGTQVVVKELKVSASVQEQMQFLEEAQPYRALQHSNLLQCLAQCAEVTPYLLVMEFCPLGDLKGYLRSCRVTESMAPDPLTLQRMACEVACGVLHLHRHNYVHSDLALRNCLLTADLTVKVGDYGLSHCKYREDYLVTADQLWVPLRWIAPELVDEVHGNLLVVDQTKSSNVWSLGVTIWELFELGAQPYPQHSDGQVLAYAVREQQLKLPKPQLQLALSDRWYEVMQFCWLQPEQRPTAEEVHLLLSYLCAKGTTELEEEFERRWRSLRPGGSTGLGSGSAAPAAATAASAELTAASSFPLLERFTSDGFHVDSDDVLTVTETSHGLNFEYKWEAGCGAEEYPPSGAASSPGSAARLQELCAPDSSPPGVVPVLSAHSPSVGSEYFIRLEGAVPAAGHDPDCAGCAPSPQAVTDQDNNSEESTVASLAMEPLLGHAPPTEGLWGPCDHHSHRRQGSPCPSRSPSPGTPMLPAEDIDWGVATFCPPFFDDPLGASPSGSPGAQPSPSDEEPEEGKVGLAAQCGHWSSNMSANNNSASRDPESWDPGYVSSFTDSYRDDCSSLEQTPRASPEVGHLLSQEDPRDFLPGLVAVSPGQEPSRPFNLLPLCPAKGLAPAACLITSPWTEGAVGGAENPIVEPKLAQEAEGSAEPQLPLPSVPSPSCEGASLPSEEASAPDILPASPTPAAGSWVTVPEPAPTLESSGSSLGQEAPSSEDEDTTEATSGVFTDLSSDGPHTEKSGIVPALRSLQKQVGTPDSLDSLDIPSSASDGGCEVLSPSAAGPPGGQPRAVDSGYDTENYESPEFVLKEAHESSEPEAFGEPASEGESPGPDPLLSVSLGGLSKKSPYRDSAYFSDLDAESEPTFGPEKHSGIQDSQKEQDLRSPPSPGHQSVQAFPRSAVSSEVLSPPQQSEEPLPEVPRPEPLGAQGPVGVQPVPGPSHSKCFPLTSVPLISEGSGTEPQGPSGQLSGRAQQGQMGNPSTPRSPLCLALPGHPGALEGRPEEDEDTEDSEESDEELRCYSVQEPSEDSEEEPPAVPVVVAESQSARNLRSLLKMPSLLSEAFCDDLERKKKAVSFFDDVTVYLFDQESPTRETGEPFPSTKESLPTFLEGGPSSPSATGLPLRAGHSPDSSAPEPGSRFEWDGDFPLVPGKAALVTELDPADPVLAAPPTPAAPFSRFTVSPTPASRFSITHISDSDAQSVGGMSVVGAEVEQRDTTNGDL, from the exons ATGCTAACCCTGTGCTACCTGATCGCCCGCTGTGCTGGGGGAACCCGGCTGGCTCTCTGGCAAGGGAAG GAGTTTGAGAATGCTGAAGGGGACGAGTATGTGGCCGACTTCTCGGAGCAGGGCTCCCCGGCTGCAGCTGCACAGACCGGCCCCGATGTGTATGTCCTGCCCCTCACCGAGGTCTCCTTACCCATGGCCAAGCAGCCGGGTCGCTCCG TGCAACTTCTCAAGTCCACGGACCTGGGCCGGCACAGCCTCCTGTACTTAAAGGAGATTGGCCACGGCTGGTTTGGGAAG GTGTTTTTGGGGGAGGTACACTCGGGCGTCAGTGGCACGCAGGTGgtggtgaaggagctgaaggtgagcGCCAGCGTGCAGGAGCAGATGCAGTTCCTGGAGGAGGCGCAGCCCTACAG GGCCCTGCAGCACAGCAACCTGCTCCAGTGCCTGGCCCAGTGTGCTGAAGTGACCCCCTACCTGCTGGTTATGGAGTTCTGTCCACTG GGGGACCTCAAAGGTTATCTACGGAGCTGCCGGGTGACAGAGTCCATGGCGCCTGACCCACTTACCTTGCAGCGCATGGCGTGCGAGGTGGCGTGTGGCGTCTTGCATCTACATCGACACAACTATGTACACAG TGACCTGGCCCTGAGGAACTGCCTGCTTACGGCTGACCTGACAGTGAAGGTTGGTGATTATGGCCTGTCGCATTGCAAATACAGG GAAGACTATCTCGTGACCGCTGACCAGCTGTGGGTGCCGCTGCGCTGGATCGCGCCAGAGCTGGTGGACGAGGTTCACGGCAACCTGCTGGTGGTGGACCAGACCAAGAGCAGCAACGTGTG GTCCCTGGGTGTGACCATCTGGGAGCTTTTCGAGTTGGGTGCGCAGCCGTACCCCCAGCACTCGGACGGGCAGGTGCTGGCTTACGCCGTCCGGGAGCAGCAGCTTAAGTTGCCCAAGCCCCAGCTGCAGCTGGCTCTATCTGATCGATG GTACGAGGTGATGCAGTTCTGCTGGCTGCAGCCAGAGCAGAGGCCCACAGCTGAAGAGGTTCATCTACTGCTGTCCTACTTGTGTGCTAAGGGCACCACAGAATTGGAGGAGGAGTTTGAGCGGCGCTGGCGCTCCCTGCGGCCCGGGGGCAGCACGGGCCTGGGCTCGGGTTCTGCAGCCCCAGCAGCTGCCACCGCCGCCTCCGCGGAGCTCACCGCTGCCTCGTCTTTCCCGCTGCTGGAGCGGTTCACCAGCGACGGCTTTCACGTGGACAGTGATGACGTGCTGACGGTCACGGAGACAAGCCACGGCCTCAACTTTGAATACAAGTGGGAGGCTGGCTGTGGCGCTGAGGAGTACCCACCCTCGGGGGCTGCATCAAGCCCAGGCTCGGCAGCGCGCCTGCAGGAGTTGTGCGCGCCTGACAGTTCACCGCCGGGTGTGGTGCCAGTCCTCAGTGCCCACAGCCCCTCAGTGGGTAGCGAGTACTTCATCCGCCTGGAGGGGGCAGTGCCTGCTGCTGGCCACGATCCAGACTGTGCCGGCTGCGCTCCCAGCCCCCAGGCTGTGACTGACCAGGACAATAACTCTGAGGAGAGCACTGTTGCGTCCCTTGCCATGGAGCCATTGCTGGGCCATGCACCCCCAACTGAGGGTCTGTGGGGCCCCTGTGACCACCATTCACATAGGAGGCAAGGGTCACCCTGTCCCTCACGCTCACCCTCTCCTGGGACCCCGATGTTGCCAGCTGAAGACATAGACTGGGGTGTGGCTACCTTCTGCCCGCCCTTCTTTGATGACCCACTGGGTGCATCTCCCTCGGGGAGTCCTGGGGCCCAGCCCTCCCCCAGTGATGAGGAGCCAGAGGAGGGGAAGGTGGGGTTGGCCGCTCAGTGTGGACACTGGAGCTCTAACATGTCAGCTAACAACAACAGTGCCAGTCGCGACCCAgaatcctgggatcctggctATGTTAGCAGCTTCACAGACAGCTACAGGGACGACTGCTCCAGCTTAGAGCAGACCCCTCGAGCCTCCCCTGAGGTGGGCCATCTCCTGTCCCAGGAGGATCCCAGAGATTTTCTCCCTGGGCTAGTAGCAGTCTCCCCTGGTCAGGAGCCAAGCCGTCCCTTCAACCTGCTCCCCCTGTGTCCTGCCAAAGGCCTGGCACCTGCTGCCTGCCTCATCACATCCCCTTGGACAGAGGGAGCTGTGGGTGGGGCTGAGAACCCCATTGTGGAACCCAAACTtgcccaggaggctgagggatCTGCTGAACCCCAGCTACCCCTTCCTTCCGTCCCCTCCCCATCCTGTGAAGGAGCCTCACTTCCCTCGGAGGAGGCAAGCGCTCCTGACATCCTACCTGCCTCACCCACACCCGCTGCTGGCAGCTGGGTGACCGTCCCTGAGCCAGCCCCCACCCTGGAGAGCAGCGGCAGTTCTCTGGGGCAAGAGGCACCCAGCAGCGAGGACGAAGACACGACCGAGGCAACATCAGGAGTCTTCACCGACCTGTCCAGTGACGGCCCACACACGGAGAAGTCAGGCATAGTACCAGCCTTGCGCAGTCTGCAGAAGCAGGTGGGGACCCCTGACTCCCTGGACTCTCTGGACATACCGTCCTCAGCCAGTGATGGTGGCTGTGAGGTCTTAAGCCCATCAGCTGCTGGTCCACCTGGCGGGCAGCCCCGTGCCGTGGACAGTGGCTATGATACAGAGAACTATGAGTCTCCTGAGTTTGTGCTCAAGGAGGCCCATGAGTCGAGTGAGCCTGAGGCCTTTGGGGAGCCAGCCTCAGAGGGTGAGAGCCCAGGGCCCGatcctctgctctctgtctcccttGGTGGCCTCAGCAAGAAGAGCCCCTACCGAGACTCTGCCTACTTTTCAGACCTGGATGCCGAGTCCGAACCCACCTTTGGCCCTGAGAAGCACAGTGGGATCCAGGACTCCCAAAAGGAGCAAGACCTGAGGAGCCCACCTAGCCCAGGGCATCAGTCTGTGCAGGCTTTTCCCAGGTCTGCAGTGTCCAGCGAGGTGCTGTCCCCTCCACAGCAGTCAGAGGAGCCCTTGCCAGAAGTCCCCAGGCCAGAGCCTCTCGGGGCTCAAGGCCCAGTTGGAGTGCAGCCTGTGCCCGGCCCAAGTCATTCCAAATGTTTCCCGCTGACCTCCGTTCCACTGATCTCAGAAGGCAGTGGCACGGAGCCCCAGGGTCCCTCAGGACAGCTGTCAGGGCGAGCCCAGCAGGGGCAGATGGGCAATCCTAGCACACCCAGATCCCCGCTCTGCCTGGCCCTGCCTGGCCACCCCGGGGCTTTGGAGGGCCGGCCGGAGGAGGATGAGGACACCGAGGACAGCGAGGAGTCTGATGAGGAGCTCCGGTGCTACAGCGTCCAGGAGCCCAGTGAGGACAGCGAGGAGGAGCCGCCAGCGGTGCCCGTGGTGGTGGCTGAGAGCCAGAGTGCCCGAAATCTACGCAGCCTGCTGAAGATGCCCAGCCTGCTGTCAGAGGCCTTCTGTGACGACCTGGAGCGCAAGAAGAAGGCTGTGTCCTTCTTCGATGATGTCACGGTCTACCTCTTTGACCAG GAAAGCCCCACCCGAGAGACTGGGGAGCCCTTTCCCAGCACAAAGGAATCACTCCCTACGTTCCTGGAGGGTGGCCCCAGCTCACCCAGTGCCACCGGCCTGCCACTGCGGGCTGGCCACTCTCCTGACAGCTCTGCTCCTGAACCAG GCAGTAGGTTCGAATGGGATGGTGATTTCCCGTTGGTGCCCGGCAAGGCTGCTTTGGTGACTGAGCTGGATCCTGCTGACCCTGTCCTGGCGGCGCCTCCCACGCCAGCTGCGCCCTTCTCACGCTTCACCGTGTCACCCACACCTGCCTCCCGCTTTTCCATCACCCACATATCTGACTCAGATGCCCAGTCCGTGGGAGGTATGAGTGTGGTGGGGGCTGAGGTGGAGCAGAGGGACACCACGAATGGGGATCTATGA
- the Aatk gene encoding serine/threonine-protein kinase LMTK1 isoform X4: MGTTELEEEFERRWRSLRPGGSTGLGSGSAAPAAATAASAELTAASSFPLLERFTSDGFHVDSDDVLTVTETSHGLNFEYKWEAGCGAEEYPPSGAASSPGSAARLQELCAPDSSPPGVVPVLSAHSPSVGSEYFIRLEGAVPAAGHDPDCAGCAPSPQAVTDQDNNSEESTVASLAMEPLLGHAPPTEGLWGPCDHHSHRRQGSPCPSRSPSPGTPMLPAEDIDWGVATFCPPFFDDPLGASPSGSPGAQPSPSDEEPEEGKVGLAAQCGHWSSNMSANNNSASRDPESWDPGYVSSFTDSYRDDCSSLEQTPRASPEVGHLLSQEDPRDFLPGLVAVSPGQEPSRPFNLLPLCPAKGLAPAACLITSPWTEGAVGGAENPIVEPKLAQEAEGSAEPQLPLPSVPSPSCEGASLPSEEASAPDILPASPTPAAGSWVTVPEPAPTLESSGSSLGQEAPSSEDEDTTEATSGVFTDLSSDGPHTEKSGIVPALRSLQKQVGTPDSLDSLDIPSSASDGGCEVLSPSAAGPPGGQPRAVDSGYDTENYESPEFVLKEAHESSEPEAFGEPASEGESPGPDPLLSVSLGGLSKKSPYRDSAYFSDLDAESEPTFGPEKHSGIQDSQKEQDLRSPPSPGHQSVQAFPRSAVSSEVLSPPQQSEEPLPEVPRPEPLGAQGPVGVQPVPGPSHSKCFPLTSVPLISEGSGTEPQGPSGQLSGRAQQGQMGNPSTPRSPLCLALPGHPGALEGRPEEDEDTEDSEESDEELRCYSVQEPSEDSEEEPPAVPVVVAESQSARNLRSLLKMPSLLSEAFCDDLERKKKAVSFFDDVTVYLFDQESPTRETGEPFPSTKESLPTFLEGGPSSPSATGLPLRAGHSPDSSAPEPGSRFEWDGDFPLVPGKAALVTELDPADPVLAAPPTPAAPFSRFTVSPTPASRFSITHISDSDAQSVGGMSVVGAEVEQRDTTNGDL, translated from the exons ATG GGCACCACAGAATTGGAGGAGGAGTTTGAGCGGCGCTGGCGCTCCCTGCGGCCCGGGGGCAGCACGGGCCTGGGCTCGGGTTCTGCAGCCCCAGCAGCTGCCACCGCCGCCTCCGCGGAGCTCACCGCTGCCTCGTCTTTCCCGCTGCTGGAGCGGTTCACCAGCGACGGCTTTCACGTGGACAGTGATGACGTGCTGACGGTCACGGAGACAAGCCACGGCCTCAACTTTGAATACAAGTGGGAGGCTGGCTGTGGCGCTGAGGAGTACCCACCCTCGGGGGCTGCATCAAGCCCAGGCTCGGCAGCGCGCCTGCAGGAGTTGTGCGCGCCTGACAGTTCACCGCCGGGTGTGGTGCCAGTCCTCAGTGCCCACAGCCCCTCAGTGGGTAGCGAGTACTTCATCCGCCTGGAGGGGGCAGTGCCTGCTGCTGGCCACGATCCAGACTGTGCCGGCTGCGCTCCCAGCCCCCAGGCTGTGACTGACCAGGACAATAACTCTGAGGAGAGCACTGTTGCGTCCCTTGCCATGGAGCCATTGCTGGGCCATGCACCCCCAACTGAGGGTCTGTGGGGCCCCTGTGACCACCATTCACATAGGAGGCAAGGGTCACCCTGTCCCTCACGCTCACCCTCTCCTGGGACCCCGATGTTGCCAGCTGAAGACATAGACTGGGGTGTGGCTACCTTCTGCCCGCCCTTCTTTGATGACCCACTGGGTGCATCTCCCTCGGGGAGTCCTGGGGCCCAGCCCTCCCCCAGTGATGAGGAGCCAGAGGAGGGGAAGGTGGGGTTGGCCGCTCAGTGTGGACACTGGAGCTCTAACATGTCAGCTAACAACAACAGTGCCAGTCGCGACCCAgaatcctgggatcctggctATGTTAGCAGCTTCACAGACAGCTACAGGGACGACTGCTCCAGCTTAGAGCAGACCCCTCGAGCCTCCCCTGAGGTGGGCCATCTCCTGTCCCAGGAGGATCCCAGAGATTTTCTCCCTGGGCTAGTAGCAGTCTCCCCTGGTCAGGAGCCAAGCCGTCCCTTCAACCTGCTCCCCCTGTGTCCTGCCAAAGGCCTGGCACCTGCTGCCTGCCTCATCACATCCCCTTGGACAGAGGGAGCTGTGGGTGGGGCTGAGAACCCCATTGTGGAACCCAAACTtgcccaggaggctgagggatCTGCTGAACCCCAGCTACCCCTTCCTTCCGTCCCCTCCCCATCCTGTGAAGGAGCCTCACTTCCCTCGGAGGAGGCAAGCGCTCCTGACATCCTACCTGCCTCACCCACACCCGCTGCTGGCAGCTGGGTGACCGTCCCTGAGCCAGCCCCCACCCTGGAGAGCAGCGGCAGTTCTCTGGGGCAAGAGGCACCCAGCAGCGAGGACGAAGACACGACCGAGGCAACATCAGGAGTCTTCACCGACCTGTCCAGTGACGGCCCACACACGGAGAAGTCAGGCATAGTACCAGCCTTGCGCAGTCTGCAGAAGCAGGTGGGGACCCCTGACTCCCTGGACTCTCTGGACATACCGTCCTCAGCCAGTGATGGTGGCTGTGAGGTCTTAAGCCCATCAGCTGCTGGTCCACCTGGCGGGCAGCCCCGTGCCGTGGACAGTGGCTATGATACAGAGAACTATGAGTCTCCTGAGTTTGTGCTCAAGGAGGCCCATGAGTCGAGTGAGCCTGAGGCCTTTGGGGAGCCAGCCTCAGAGGGTGAGAGCCCAGGGCCCGatcctctgctctctgtctcccttGGTGGCCTCAGCAAGAAGAGCCCCTACCGAGACTCTGCCTACTTTTCAGACCTGGATGCCGAGTCCGAACCCACCTTTGGCCCTGAGAAGCACAGTGGGATCCAGGACTCCCAAAAGGAGCAAGACCTGAGGAGCCCACCTAGCCCAGGGCATCAGTCTGTGCAGGCTTTTCCCAGGTCTGCAGTGTCCAGCGAGGTGCTGTCCCCTCCACAGCAGTCAGAGGAGCCCTTGCCAGAAGTCCCCAGGCCAGAGCCTCTCGGGGCTCAAGGCCCAGTTGGAGTGCAGCCTGTGCCCGGCCCAAGTCATTCCAAATGTTTCCCGCTGACCTCCGTTCCACTGATCTCAGAAGGCAGTGGCACGGAGCCCCAGGGTCCCTCAGGACAGCTGTCAGGGCGAGCCCAGCAGGGGCAGATGGGCAATCCTAGCACACCCAGATCCCCGCTCTGCCTGGCCCTGCCTGGCCACCCCGGGGCTTTGGAGGGCCGGCCGGAGGAGGATGAGGACACCGAGGACAGCGAGGAGTCTGATGAGGAGCTCCGGTGCTACAGCGTCCAGGAGCCCAGTGAGGACAGCGAGGAGGAGCCGCCAGCGGTGCCCGTGGTGGTGGCTGAGAGCCAGAGTGCCCGAAATCTACGCAGCCTGCTGAAGATGCCCAGCCTGCTGTCAGAGGCCTTCTGTGACGACCTGGAGCGCAAGAAGAAGGCTGTGTCCTTCTTCGATGATGTCACGGTCTACCTCTTTGACCAG GAAAGCCCCACCCGAGAGACTGGGGAGCCCTTTCCCAGCACAAAGGAATCACTCCCTACGTTCCTGGAGGGTGGCCCCAGCTCACCCAGTGCCACCGGCCTGCCACTGCGGGCTGGCCACTCTCCTGACAGCTCTGCTCCTGAACCAG GCAGTAGGTTCGAATGGGATGGTGATTTCCCGTTGGTGCCCGGCAAGGCTGCTTTGGTGACTGAGCTGGATCCTGCTGACCCTGTCCTGGCGGCGCCTCCCACGCCAGCTGCGCCCTTCTCACGCTTCACCGTGTCACCCACACCTGCCTCCCGCTTTTCCATCACCCACATATCTGACTCAGATGCCCAGTCCGTGGGAGGTATGAGTGTGGTGGGGGCTGAGGTGGAGCAGAGGGACACCACGAATGGGGATCTATGA
- the Aatk gene encoding serine/threonine-protein kinase LMTK1 isoform X1: MLIALLALAMSSSFFNPSFAFSSHFDPDGAPLSELSWSSSLAVVAVSFSGIFTVVILMLACLCCKKGGIGFKEFENAEGDEYVADFSEQGSPAAAAQTGPDVYVLPLTEVSLPMAKQPGRSVQLLKSTDLGRHSLLYLKEIGHGWFGKVFLGEVHSGVSGTQVVVKELKVSASVQEQMQFLEEAQPYRALQHSNLLQCLAQCAEVTPYLLVMEFCPLGDLKGYLRSCRVTESMAPDPLTLQRMACEVACGVLHLHRHNYVHSDLALRNCLLTADLTVKVGDYGLSHCKYREDYLVTADQLWVPLRWIAPELVDEVHGNLLVVDQTKSSNVWSLGVTIWELFELGAQPYPQHSDGQVLAYAVREQQLKLPKPQLQLALSDRWYEVMQFCWLQPEQRPTAEEVHLLLSYLCAKGTTELEEEFERRWRSLRPGGSTGLGSGSAAPAAATAASAELTAASSFPLLERFTSDGFHVDSDDVLTVTETSHGLNFEYKWEAGCGAEEYPPSGAASSPGSAARLQELCAPDSSPPGVVPVLSAHSPSVGSEYFIRLEGAVPAAGHDPDCAGCAPSPQAVTDQDNNSEESTVASLAMEPLLGHAPPTEGLWGPCDHHSHRRQGSPCPSRSPSPGTPMLPAEDIDWGVATFCPPFFDDPLGASPSGSPGAQPSPSDEEPEEGKVGLAAQCGHWSSNMSANNNSASRDPESWDPGYVSSFTDSYRDDCSSLEQTPRASPEVGHLLSQEDPRDFLPGLVAVSPGQEPSRPFNLLPLCPAKGLAPAACLITSPWTEGAVGGAENPIVEPKLAQEAEGSAEPQLPLPSVPSPSCEGASLPSEEASAPDILPASPTPAAGSWVTVPEPAPTLESSGSSLGQEAPSSEDEDTTEATSGVFTDLSSDGPHTEKSGIVPALRSLQKQVGTPDSLDSLDIPSSASDGGCEVLSPSAAGPPGGQPRAVDSGYDTENYESPEFVLKEAHESSEPEAFGEPASEGESPGPDPLLSVSLGGLSKKSPYRDSAYFSDLDAESEPTFGPEKHSGIQDSQKEQDLRSPPSPGHQSVQAFPRSAVSSEVLSPPQQSEEPLPEVPRPEPLGAQGPVGVQPVPGPSHSKCFPLTSVPLISEGSGTEPQGPSGQLSGRAQQGQMGNPSTPRSPLCLALPGHPGALEGRPEEDEDTEDSEESDEELRCYSVQEPSEDSEEEPPAVPVVVAESQSARNLRSLLKMPSLLSEAFCDDLERKKKAVSFFDDVTVYLFDQESPTRETGEPFPSTKESLPTFLEGGPSSPSATGLPLRAGHSPDSSAPEPGSRFEWDGDFPLVPGKAALVTELDPADPVLAAPPTPAAPFSRFTVSPTPASRFSITHISDSDAQSVGGMSVVGAEVEQRDTTNGDL, translated from the exons ACGGTGCCCCGCTCAGTGAGCTGTCCTGGTCCTCGTCCCTCGCGGTGGTAGCCGTGTCCTTCTCTGGAATCTTCACTGTCGTCATCCTCATGCTGGCCTGCCTGTGTTGTAAGAAGGGCGGCATCGGGTTCAAG GAGTTTGAGAATGCTGAAGGGGACGAGTATGTGGCCGACTTCTCGGAGCAGGGCTCCCCGGCTGCAGCTGCACAGACCGGCCCCGATGTGTATGTCCTGCCCCTCACCGAGGTCTCCTTACCCATGGCCAAGCAGCCGGGTCGCTCCG TGCAACTTCTCAAGTCCACGGACCTGGGCCGGCACAGCCTCCTGTACTTAAAGGAGATTGGCCACGGCTGGTTTGGGAAG GTGTTTTTGGGGGAGGTACACTCGGGCGTCAGTGGCACGCAGGTGgtggtgaaggagctgaaggtgagcGCCAGCGTGCAGGAGCAGATGCAGTTCCTGGAGGAGGCGCAGCCCTACAG GGCCCTGCAGCACAGCAACCTGCTCCAGTGCCTGGCCCAGTGTGCTGAAGTGACCCCCTACCTGCTGGTTATGGAGTTCTGTCCACTG GGGGACCTCAAAGGTTATCTACGGAGCTGCCGGGTGACAGAGTCCATGGCGCCTGACCCACTTACCTTGCAGCGCATGGCGTGCGAGGTGGCGTGTGGCGTCTTGCATCTACATCGACACAACTATGTACACAG TGACCTGGCCCTGAGGAACTGCCTGCTTACGGCTGACCTGACAGTGAAGGTTGGTGATTATGGCCTGTCGCATTGCAAATACAGG GAAGACTATCTCGTGACCGCTGACCAGCTGTGGGTGCCGCTGCGCTGGATCGCGCCAGAGCTGGTGGACGAGGTTCACGGCAACCTGCTGGTGGTGGACCAGACCAAGAGCAGCAACGTGTG GTCCCTGGGTGTGACCATCTGGGAGCTTTTCGAGTTGGGTGCGCAGCCGTACCCCCAGCACTCGGACGGGCAGGTGCTGGCTTACGCCGTCCGGGAGCAGCAGCTTAAGTTGCCCAAGCCCCAGCTGCAGCTGGCTCTATCTGATCGATG GTACGAGGTGATGCAGTTCTGCTGGCTGCAGCCAGAGCAGAGGCCCACAGCTGAAGAGGTTCATCTACTGCTGTCCTACTTGTGTGCTAAGGGCACCACAGAATTGGAGGAGGAGTTTGAGCGGCGCTGGCGCTCCCTGCGGCCCGGGGGCAGCACGGGCCTGGGCTCGGGTTCTGCAGCCCCAGCAGCTGCCACCGCCGCCTCCGCGGAGCTCACCGCTGCCTCGTCTTTCCCGCTGCTGGAGCGGTTCACCAGCGACGGCTTTCACGTGGACAGTGATGACGTGCTGACGGTCACGGAGACAAGCCACGGCCTCAACTTTGAATACAAGTGGGAGGCTGGCTGTGGCGCTGAGGAGTACCCACCCTCGGGGGCTGCATCAAGCCCAGGCTCGGCAGCGCGCCTGCAGGAGTTGTGCGCGCCTGACAGTTCACCGCCGGGTGTGGTGCCAGTCCTCAGTGCCCACAGCCCCTCAGTGGGTAGCGAGTACTTCATCCGCCTGGAGGGGGCAGTGCCTGCTGCTGGCCACGATCCAGACTGTGCCGGCTGCGCTCCCAGCCCCCAGGCTGTGACTGACCAGGACAATAACTCTGAGGAGAGCACTGTTGCGTCCCTTGCCATGGAGCCATTGCTGGGCCATGCACCCCCAACTGAGGGTCTGTGGGGCCCCTGTGACCACCATTCACATAGGAGGCAAGGGTCACCCTGTCCCTCACGCTCACCCTCTCCTGGGACCCCGATGTTGCCAGCTGAAGACATAGACTGGGGTGTGGCTACCTTCTGCCCGCCCTTCTTTGATGACCCACTGGGTGCATCTCCCTCGGGGAGTCCTGGGGCCCAGCCCTCCCCCAGTGATGAGGAGCCAGAGGAGGGGAAGGTGGGGTTGGCCGCTCAGTGTGGACACTGGAGCTCTAACATGTCAGCTAACAACAACAGTGCCAGTCGCGACCCAgaatcctgggatcctggctATGTTAGCAGCTTCACAGACAGCTACAGGGACGACTGCTCCAGCTTAGAGCAGACCCCTCGAGCCTCCCCTGAGGTGGGCCATCTCCTGTCCCAGGAGGATCCCAGAGATTTTCTCCCTGGGCTAGTAGCAGTCTCCCCTGGTCAGGAGCCAAGCCGTCCCTTCAACCTGCTCCCCCTGTGTCCTGCCAAAGGCCTGGCACCTGCTGCCTGCCTCATCACATCCCCTTGGACAGAGGGAGCTGTGGGTGGGGCTGAGAACCCCATTGTGGAACCCAAACTtgcccaggaggctgagggatCTGCTGAACCCCAGCTACCCCTTCCTTCCGTCCCCTCCCCATCCTGTGAAGGAGCCTCACTTCCCTCGGAGGAGGCAAGCGCTCCTGACATCCTACCTGCCTCACCCACACCCGCTGCTGGCAGCTGGGTGACCGTCCCTGAGCCAGCCCCCACCCTGGAGAGCAGCGGCAGTTCTCTGGGGCAAGAGGCACCCAGCAGCGAGGACGAAGACACGACCGAGGCAACATCAGGAGTCTTCACCGACCTGTCCAGTGACGGCCCACACACGGAGAAGTCAGGCATAGTACCAGCCTTGCGCAGTCTGCAGAAGCAGGTGGGGACCCCTGACTCCCTGGACTCTCTGGACATACCGTCCTCAGCCAGTGATGGTGGCTGTGAGGTCTTAAGCCCATCAGCTGCTGGTCCACCTGGCGGGCAGCCCCGTGCCGTGGACAGTGGCTATGATACAGAGAACTATGAGTCTCCTGAGTTTGTGCTCAAGGAGGCCCATGAGTCGAGTGAGCCTGAGGCCTTTGGGGAGCCAGCCTCAGAGGGTGAGAGCCCAGGGCCCGatcctctgctctctgtctcccttGGTGGCCTCAGCAAGAAGAGCCCCTACCGAGACTCTGCCTACTTTTCAGACCTGGATGCCGAGTCCGAACCCACCTTTGGCCCTGAGAAGCACAGTGGGATCCAGGACTCCCAAAAGGAGCAAGACCTGAGGAGCCCACCTAGCCCAGGGCATCAGTCTGTGCAGGCTTTTCCCAGGTCTGCAGTGTCCAGCGAGGTGCTGTCCCCTCCACAGCAGTCAGAGGAGCCCTTGCCAGAAGTCCCCAGGCCAGAGCCTCTCGGGGCTCAAGGCCCAGTTGGAGTGCAGCCTGTGCCCGGCCCAAGTCATTCCAAATGTTTCCCGCTGACCTCCGTTCCACTGATCTCAGAAGGCAGTGGCACGGAGCCCCAGGGTCCCTCAGGACAGCTGTCAGGGCGAGCCCAGCAGGGGCAGATGGGCAATCCTAGCACACCCAGATCCCCGCTCTGCCTGGCCCTGCCTGGCCACCCCGGGGCTTTGGAGGGCCGGCCGGAGGAGGATGAGGACACCGAGGACAGCGAGGAGTCTGATGAGGAGCTCCGGTGCTACAGCGTCCAGGAGCCCAGTGAGGACAGCGAGGAGGAGCCGCCAGCGGTGCCCGTGGTGGTGGCTGAGAGCCAGAGTGCCCGAAATCTACGCAGCCTGCTGAAGATGCCCAGCCTGCTGTCAGAGGCCTTCTGTGACGACCTGGAGCGCAAGAAGAAGGCTGTGTCCTTCTTCGATGATGTCACGGTCTACCTCTTTGACCAG GAAAGCCCCACCCGAGAGACTGGGGAGCCCTTTCCCAGCACAAAGGAATCACTCCCTACGTTCCTGGAGGGTGGCCCCAGCTCACCCAGTGCCACCGGCCTGCCACTGCGGGCTGGCCACTCTCCTGACAGCTCTGCTCCTGAACCAG GCAGTAGGTTCGAATGGGATGGTGATTTCCCGTTGGTGCCCGGCAAGGCTGCTTTGGTGACTGAGCTGGATCCTGCTGACCCTGTCCTGGCGGCGCCTCCCACGCCAGCTGCGCCCTTCTCACGCTTCACCGTGTCACCCACACCTGCCTCCCGCTTTTCCATCACCCACATATCTGACTCAGATGCCCAGTCCGTGGGAGGTATGAGTGTGGTGGGGGCTGAGGTGGAGCAGAGGGACACCACGAATGGGGATCTATGA